The Macrobrachium nipponense isolate FS-2020 chromosome 13, ASM1510439v2, whole genome shotgun sequence genome has a window encoding:
- the LOC135225775 gene encoding C-type mannose receptor 2-like: protein MLLLFLTFSVGLALAGSSNSNVVCTAPFRAIGPRCLLIDTAIIGPWDEVRQFCHGIKGELVNMHDANTLHDIFLFIKENPILDSESYWIGSYDILDEGKWVWSYNNTRVHMNTPLWGVQAGHQEPTGGTYENCAVLNTEYFYYVFDENCDASNAAICAATNNDVAEKPVDEDKKISSPNRECPPPFTMIGNLCLLVDAVKENPWSDQQTICNALGGHMAKIEDANDLGDLYDYLISNEVNVDLWLGGSDYILEDTWVWEDGASVPMGTPFWGAASSSVQEPAGGLYENCLALARDDFFFFHDDQCDRGKGVLCQYDI from the exons ATGTTGCTGCTTTTCCTGACCTTTTCCGTGG gGTTGGCCCTTGCAGGAAGTTCGAACAGCAATGTTG TGTGTACTGCACCATTCAGGGCCATAGGGCCCCGCTGCCTTCTTATAGACACCGCTATCATCGGCCCCTGGGACGAAGTTCGTCAGTTCTGCCACGGGATCAAAGGAGAACTAGTGAACATGCACGATGCAAACACCCTTCACGACATTTTCCTCTTCATCAAGGAGAATC CCATTCTCGATTCGGAGAGTTACTGGATCGGTTCTTACGACATCCTGGACGAGGGCAAATGGGTATGGTCTTACAACAACACAAGAGTCCACATGAACACGCCCCTGTGGGGTGTTCAGGCAGGGCACCAGGAGCCAACGGGAGGCACCTACGAAAACTGCGCCGTCCTCAATACAGAATACTTTTACTACGTTTTCGATGAAAACTGCGATGCATCGAATGCGGCAATTTGTGCTG CTACCAATAATGACGTTGCGGAAAAGCCTGTAGATGAAGACAAGAAGATTAGTTCACCGAACAGAG AGTGTCCTCCGCCCTTCACCATGATCGGCAATCTCTGTCTCCTGGTCGATGCAGTGAAAGAAAACCCCTGGTCTGACCAACAGACGATCTGCAATGCCCTCGGAGGTCACATGGCCAAGATAGAGGATGCCAATGACTTGGGCGATCTCTACGACTATCTCATCAGCAACG AGGTGAACGTCGACTTATGGCTCGGAGGCTCTGACTATATATTGGAAGACACGTGGGTGTGGGAAGATGGCGCCAGTGTTCCCATGGGTACGCCCTTTTGGGGAGCGGCGAGTAGTTCAGTACAGGAGCCTGCCGGAGGCCTCTATGAGAACTGCCTCGCCCTCGCCAGGgatgacttcttcttcttccacgatGACCAGTGTGACCGCGGGAAAGGAGTTCTTTGCCAGTATGATATCTAG